A section of the Hemitrygon akajei chromosome 8, sHemAka1.3, whole genome shotgun sequence genome encodes:
- the mrm1 gene encoding rRNA methyltransferase 1, mitochondrial isoform X2, which yields MSSVMLNEAARCLRRSLRRFSRLLLVRHCSYKRKMSPDGASVKLYSTVKSEKASKSNKSHKPDFNKSELDVKGNAERLTEFPESFQKPAADGMVKRPGINLSTRTSGRQNHANLTQRFQNTSKWSNSKPCQIHKSEFQNLRDDDFKKQNLLKTSRPLVREAGSEILFGVAPCSLALSQLRRKIFRLFVKENRTHRTEMQGIYQRARETSVPVHQVTRKELDRLCEGRVHQGICLEVTPLDYVNYDQCYSAAIDVSELEGSNKPVLWLALEGIQDPMNMGALLRSAYYLGADLVLVSQPNSCPLTPTVSKASAGVVEVMTLYCTHSLPQVLKAKAAKGWKIIGTIGNSTEGTRVPVIPCTEFQWSKRTILLLGNEGLGLSDAVSSLCHTMLTIPAGRDLQPGIESLNVSVAAGILLHCLSSKRMKG from the exons ATGTCATCTGTTATGTTGAACGAAGCTGCCAGGTGTCTGAGGAGGAGTCTGCGGCGGTTTTCAAGGTTACTGTTAGTTCGTCATTGCAGCTACAAAAGGAAAATGTCCCCTGACGGAGCATCAGTCAAACTCTACTCCACGGTTAAATCTGAGAAGGCATCAAAGTCAAATAAGAGCCACAAACCTGACTTCAATAAGTCAGAACTGGATGTTAAAGGTAATGCAGAGAGATTAACTGAGTTCCCGGAGAGCTTCCAAAAGCCTGCTGCAGATGGAATGGTAAAGAGGCCAGGAATCAATCTTTCCACTAGAACTTCAGGAAGACAAAATCATGCCAATTTGACTCAGCGGTTTCAAAACACTTCCAAATGGTCAAACTCAAAACCTTGTCAGATCCATAAATCAGAATTTCAGAACCTTAGAGACGAtgattttaaaaaacaaaatttgCTAAAGACCTCCCGACCTTTGGTAAGGGAGGCAGGCTCGGAAATACTATTTGGCGTGGCGCCGTGCAGCCTAGCCCTTTCCCAATTACGCAGAAAGATTTTCAGGCTGTTTGTTAAGGAAAATCGAACACACAGAACTGAAATGCAGGGAATCTATCAGCGAGCCAGAGAGACCAGTGTGCCAGTACATCAGGTGACGAGAAAGGAGCTTGACAGGTTGTGTGAGGGTCGAGTTCACCAAGGCATTTGTCTTGAGGTGACACCACTAGATTATGTGAACTATGATCAATGCTATTCAGCAGCTATTGATGTTTCTGAACTTGAAGGCAGCAACAAACCAGTGTTGTGGCTGGCACTGGAAGGAATCCAGGATCCCATGAATATGGGAGCTCTGCTTCGTTCAGCATATTACCTCGGAGCAGATCTTGTTCTAGTAAGTCAGCCTAACAG TTGCCCTCTAACACCAACTGTGAGCAAAGCTAGTGCTGGAGTTGTAGAGGTTATGACACTTTATTGCACACACAGCTTGCCTCAAGTGCTCAAG GCAAAAGCAGCCAAAGGGTGGAAAATAATAGGAACTATTGGAAATTCTACAGAAGGCACCCGCGTACCAGTCATCCCTTGTACTGAGTTCCAGTGGAGTAAACGGACCATTCTTCTTCTAG GAAATGAAGGTTTGGGTCTTTCTGATGCTGTAAGCAGCCTTTGCCACACAATGCTGACAATACCAGCAGGTAGAGACTTGCAGCCTGGGATTGAATCTTTGAATGTGTCTGTTGCTGCAG GGATTCTCTTACATTGCTTAAGCAGCAAAAGGATGAAGGGATGA
- the mrm1 gene encoding rRNA methyltransferase 1, mitochondrial isoform X1, which yields MSSVMLNEAARCLRRSLRRFSRLLLVRHCSYKRKMSPDGASVKLYSTVKSEKASKSNKSHKPDFNKSELDVKGNAERLTEFPESFQKPAADGMVKRPGINLSTRTSGRQNHANLTQRFQNTSKWSNSKPCQIHKSEFQNLRDDDFKKQNLLKTSRPLVREAGSEILFGVAPCSLALSQLRRKIFRLFVKENRTHRTEMQGIYQRARETSVPVHQVTRKELDRLCEGRVHQGICLEVTPLDYVNYDQCYSAAIDVSELEGSNKPVLWLALEGIQDPMNMGALLRSAYYLGADLVLVSQPNSCPLTPTVSKASAGVVEVMTLYCTHSLPQVLKAKAAKGWKIIGTIGNSTEGTRVPVIPCTEFQWSKRTILLLGNEGLGLSDAVSSLCHTMLTIPAGRDLQPGIESLNVSVAAEEIREWRPEGTEHRQWWWLLAEGV from the exons ATGTCATCTGTTATGTTGAACGAAGCTGCCAGGTGTCTGAGGAGGAGTCTGCGGCGGTTTTCAAGGTTACTGTTAGTTCGTCATTGCAGCTACAAAAGGAAAATGTCCCCTGACGGAGCATCAGTCAAACTCTACTCCACGGTTAAATCTGAGAAGGCATCAAAGTCAAATAAGAGCCACAAACCTGACTTCAATAAGTCAGAACTGGATGTTAAAGGTAATGCAGAGAGATTAACTGAGTTCCCGGAGAGCTTCCAAAAGCCTGCTGCAGATGGAATGGTAAAGAGGCCAGGAATCAATCTTTCCACTAGAACTTCAGGAAGACAAAATCATGCCAATTTGACTCAGCGGTTTCAAAACACTTCCAAATGGTCAAACTCAAAACCTTGTCAGATCCATAAATCAGAATTTCAGAACCTTAGAGACGAtgattttaaaaaacaaaatttgCTAAAGACCTCCCGACCTTTGGTAAGGGAGGCAGGCTCGGAAATACTATTTGGCGTGGCGCCGTGCAGCCTAGCCCTTTCCCAATTACGCAGAAAGATTTTCAGGCTGTTTGTTAAGGAAAATCGAACACACAGAACTGAAATGCAGGGAATCTATCAGCGAGCCAGAGAGACCAGTGTGCCAGTACATCAGGTGACGAGAAAGGAGCTTGACAGGTTGTGTGAGGGTCGAGTTCACCAAGGCATTTGTCTTGAGGTGACACCACTAGATTATGTGAACTATGATCAATGCTATTCAGCAGCTATTGATGTTTCTGAACTTGAAGGCAGCAACAAACCAGTGTTGTGGCTGGCACTGGAAGGAATCCAGGATCCCATGAATATGGGAGCTCTGCTTCGTTCAGCATATTACCTCGGAGCAGATCTTGTTCTAGTAAGTCAGCCTAACAG TTGCCCTCTAACACCAACTGTGAGCAAAGCTAGTGCTGGAGTTGTAGAGGTTATGACACTTTATTGCACACACAGCTTGCCTCAAGTGCTCAAG GCAAAAGCAGCCAAAGGGTGGAAAATAATAGGAACTATTGGAAATTCTACAGAAGGCACCCGCGTACCAGTCATCCCTTGTACTGAGTTCCAGTGGAGTAAACGGACCATTCTTCTTCTAG GAAATGAAGGTTTGGGTCTTTCTGATGCTGTAAGCAGCCTTTGCCACACAATGCTGACAATACCAGCAGGTAGAGACTTGCAGCCTGGGATTGAATCTTTGAATGTGTCTGTTGCTGCAG
- the mrm1 gene encoding rRNA methyltransferase 1, mitochondrial isoform X3, whose product MSSVMLNEAARCLRRSLRRFSRLLLVRHCSYKRKMSPDGASVKLYSTVKSEKASKSNKSHKPDFNKSELDVKGNAERLTEFPESFQKPAADGMVKRPGINLSTRTSGRQNHANLTQRFQNTSKWSNSKPCQIHKSEFQNLRDDDFKKQNLLKTSRPLVREAGSEILFGVAPCSLALSQLRRKIFRLFVKENRTHRTEMQGIYQRARETSVPVHQVTRKELDRLCEGRVHQGICLEVTPLDYVNYDQCYSAAIDVSELEGSNKPVLWLALEGIQDPMNMGALLRSAYYLGADLVLVSQPNSCPLTPTVSKASAGVVEVMTLYCTHSLPQVLKAKAAKGWKIIGTIGNSTEGTRVPVIPCTEFQWSKRTILLLGNEGLGLSDAVSSLCHTMLTIPAGRDLQPGIESLNVSVAAEEIREWREQKEDPR is encoded by the exons ATGTCATCTGTTATGTTGAACGAAGCTGCCAGGTGTCTGAGGAGGAGTCTGCGGCGGTTTTCAAGGTTACTGTTAGTTCGTCATTGCAGCTACAAAAGGAAAATGTCCCCTGACGGAGCATCAGTCAAACTCTACTCCACGGTTAAATCTGAGAAGGCATCAAAGTCAAATAAGAGCCACAAACCTGACTTCAATAAGTCAGAACTGGATGTTAAAGGTAATGCAGAGAGATTAACTGAGTTCCCGGAGAGCTTCCAAAAGCCTGCTGCAGATGGAATGGTAAAGAGGCCAGGAATCAATCTTTCCACTAGAACTTCAGGAAGACAAAATCATGCCAATTTGACTCAGCGGTTTCAAAACACTTCCAAATGGTCAAACTCAAAACCTTGTCAGATCCATAAATCAGAATTTCAGAACCTTAGAGACGAtgattttaaaaaacaaaatttgCTAAAGACCTCCCGACCTTTGGTAAGGGAGGCAGGCTCGGAAATACTATTTGGCGTGGCGCCGTGCAGCCTAGCCCTTTCCCAATTACGCAGAAAGATTTTCAGGCTGTTTGTTAAGGAAAATCGAACACACAGAACTGAAATGCAGGGAATCTATCAGCGAGCCAGAGAGACCAGTGTGCCAGTACATCAGGTGACGAGAAAGGAGCTTGACAGGTTGTGTGAGGGTCGAGTTCACCAAGGCATTTGTCTTGAGGTGACACCACTAGATTATGTGAACTATGATCAATGCTATTCAGCAGCTATTGATGTTTCTGAACTTGAAGGCAGCAACAAACCAGTGTTGTGGCTGGCACTGGAAGGAATCCAGGATCCCATGAATATGGGAGCTCTGCTTCGTTCAGCATATTACCTCGGAGCAGATCTTGTTCTAGTAAGTCAGCCTAACAG TTGCCCTCTAACACCAACTGTGAGCAAAGCTAGTGCTGGAGTTGTAGAGGTTATGACACTTTATTGCACACACAGCTTGCCTCAAGTGCTCAAG GCAAAAGCAGCCAAAGGGTGGAAAATAATAGGAACTATTGGAAATTCTACAGAAGGCACCCGCGTACCAGTCATCCCTTGTACTGAGTTCCAGTGGAGTAAACGGACCATTCTTCTTCTAG GAAATGAAGGTTTGGGTCTTTCTGATGCTGTAAGCAGCCTTTGCCACACAATGCTGACAATACCAGCAGGTAGAGACTTGCAGCCTGGGATTGAATCTTTGAATGTGTCTGTTGCTGCAG
- the mrm1 gene encoding rRNA methyltransferase 1, mitochondrial isoform X4, which produces MSSVMLNEAARCLRRSLRRFSRLLLVRHCSYKRKMSPDGASVKLYSTVKSEKASKSNKSHKPDFNKSELDVKGNAERLTEFPESFQKPAADGMVKRPGINLSTRTSGRQNHANLTQRFQNTSKWSNSKPCQIHKSEFQNLRDDDFKKQNLLKTSRPLVREAGSEILFGVAPCSLALSQLRRKIFRLFVKENRTHRTEMQGIYQRARETSVPVHQVTRKELDRLCEGRVHQGICLEVTPLDYVNYDQCYSAAIDVSELEGSNKPVLWLALEGIQDPMNMGALLRSAYYLGADLVLVSQPNSCPLTPTVSKASAGVVEVMTLYCTHSLPQVLKAKAAKGWKIIGTIGNSTEGTRVPVIPCTEFQWSKRTILLLERH; this is translated from the exons ATGTCATCTGTTATGTTGAACGAAGCTGCCAGGTGTCTGAGGAGGAGTCTGCGGCGGTTTTCAAGGTTACTGTTAGTTCGTCATTGCAGCTACAAAAGGAAAATGTCCCCTGACGGAGCATCAGTCAAACTCTACTCCACGGTTAAATCTGAGAAGGCATCAAAGTCAAATAAGAGCCACAAACCTGACTTCAATAAGTCAGAACTGGATGTTAAAGGTAATGCAGAGAGATTAACTGAGTTCCCGGAGAGCTTCCAAAAGCCTGCTGCAGATGGAATGGTAAAGAGGCCAGGAATCAATCTTTCCACTAGAACTTCAGGAAGACAAAATCATGCCAATTTGACTCAGCGGTTTCAAAACACTTCCAAATGGTCAAACTCAAAACCTTGTCAGATCCATAAATCAGAATTTCAGAACCTTAGAGACGAtgattttaaaaaacaaaatttgCTAAAGACCTCCCGACCTTTGGTAAGGGAGGCAGGCTCGGAAATACTATTTGGCGTGGCGCCGTGCAGCCTAGCCCTTTCCCAATTACGCAGAAAGATTTTCAGGCTGTTTGTTAAGGAAAATCGAACACACAGAACTGAAATGCAGGGAATCTATCAGCGAGCCAGAGAGACCAGTGTGCCAGTACATCAGGTGACGAGAAAGGAGCTTGACAGGTTGTGTGAGGGTCGAGTTCACCAAGGCATTTGTCTTGAGGTGACACCACTAGATTATGTGAACTATGATCAATGCTATTCAGCAGCTATTGATGTTTCTGAACTTGAAGGCAGCAACAAACCAGTGTTGTGGCTGGCACTGGAAGGAATCCAGGATCCCATGAATATGGGAGCTCTGCTTCGTTCAGCATATTACCTCGGAGCAGATCTTGTTCTAGTAAGTCAGCCTAACAG TTGCCCTCTAACACCAACTGTGAGCAAAGCTAGTGCTGGAGTTGTAGAGGTTATGACACTTTATTGCACACACAGCTTGCCTCAAGTGCTCAAG GCAAAAGCAGCCAAAGGGTGGAAAATAATAGGAACTATTGGAAATTCTACAGAAGGCACCCGCGTACCAGTCATCCCTTGTACTGAGTTCCAGTGGAGTAAACGGACCATTCTTCTTCTAG AGAGGCATTGA